In Chaetodon auriga isolate fChaAug3 chromosome 9, fChaAug3.hap1, whole genome shotgun sequence, the genomic window TTCAGCTTTCTGCGAACACCTTGATGTGTGTTTGACCTGTAGGCTGCCGAGTCCATCCAAGCAGAAGACGAGAGTGCCAAGCTGTGTAAGCGTCGCATCGAGCATTTAAAGGAGCACAGCAGCGACCAGCCGGCCTCAGTCAACCTGTGGAAGAAGAAACGCATGGACCGCATGATGGTGGAGCATCTGCTGCGCTGCGGCTACTACAACACAGCTGTTAAACTGGCCAGACAGAGCGGTATAGAGGTAACTGTCAGTTCTTTACCAGTGCTGTCCGTTTTTTTCTGATGTATGTCTTTTCTATTAATGCATCCACTCTCCTGTATTTGAAGGATCTGGTCAACATTGAGATGTTCCTCACAGctaaggaggtggaggagtctCTGGAGAGGCAGGAGACGGCCACTTGCTTAGCCTGGTGCCATGACAATAAATCCCGTCTCCGCAAGATGAAGGTAGTTCATTTACACGTGTCAAATTCCACCTCACCAATCCAAGAAGTAGACTCTGAAGCcatgtctgtgacaaacagaaatTTACTTCATAGGTTTAAGTCAAATATATAAAGGAGAAGTATGTGGACAAATGCTTGTTGGTTCTGCATGTTATGTATTGTACAAACAAGAATCTGCAGTGTAACGCTGTGTACACAGTAACAGACCTGTTAAGATTTAATTACTCCTCCTGGGTGTTTTGCCCTACTGGCAAGTTAAAGTGTTAATCCTAACATGATCCTATTAAACCAGAAAGTACTCAGTAGAGCACAGACCTCTGCCAAAGGCACGATAATCTTCCTCGTTACTTTGAGAGTCAACCTCGTACTGCATACATGGCTGAATAGTCACGCTTAGTCAAAGTTCGGGTTGCTGGCACTATGGAAAAtgtctttgattttctttgtcatgaAAGAATTTGTGATTTTCGGTTTGGTTTAGTTCCAAAGCTCAGTGACGCATACAGGTCAACTGTAGTTCCAACTGCGTGAAGGGCAGAATAGAAACAGTGAAGATTTTGCAGCACTTGTGGTTTAAACTTCCTGACATCTTCTGTTTCTTTGGCAGAGTTGTCTTGAGTTCAGTCTGAGAATCCAGGAGTTCATTGAGCtcatcagacaaaacaaacgcATGGATGCAGTCaggtaatacacacacacacacacacacacacacacacgcttataAACATATGTAATGATgatatttcagctgttttgtctTAACTCCCATCCACTAACTTCAACTTTTTCCTGATTTTAACTATTGTTCAAGCCACCTAAACAAACACATCATCCACTGatcttgtgtctgtctctgtgtgtgtcagacatgcAAGGAAGCACTTCAGCCAAGCAGAAGGTGGACAGTTGGATGAGGTTCGGCAGGTCATGGGCATGCTGGCCTTCCCATCAGATACACATATCTCCCCATACAAGGTAAAAACCTCTTTCCCAGGCTAAGTATGTACATGTATGGAAGTTTATTTGGTCAGACCCTTTTCACAGACATTCAACCAAGTCATATTATAGTACACTCATCTGGGTTTCCAGTATTTTCATAGTaattttattaaattattattacgagaaaacacactgaaagacaaTTAGAATAGAAGTGCTAGAGCAACAGTCTGGCCACTAGAGGGCTGTGTTCTCTTCTAAGAAAATAAACTCAGTTACCTGTTGGGCTTCTTGTAAAATTGTCCTAGTGTAGCAGCTTTCAGTAGCagtgttgttatttttacatttgaactTCCACTGAAAAATCCTCTAAGAGACAAATACAAAGGAGATCAATGTGTGACAACATTTATCCATCTTTTTGTGACAGAAGCCTCACTTAGaatctctgtcctctgccaaCGTGTTTGCATAGCTGCACTTTTATAGCCACATTGTCAAGTTCTTTCAATGCAAAGTTGAAATCAGTTATCAGTTCATCTTTGGAAACAAATAGAGAAAACTGCCCTCACTTTGGGGCAAAGTCTGTATTGGAATAAACATGACATGTGGAGGAGAGTCTGCAccttgttgtctgtctgttctcagaGGAAGAAGTGACTGAGCCTGCAGTCTGAGTTTGAATGGCTGTAaaactctctctgctgtctcttcttcttACTGTTCCATCAGGATCTTTTGGATCCAGCCCGCTGGAAGATGCTGATCCAGCAGTTCCGATATGACAACTACAGACTGCACCAGCTGGGAAACAACTCTGTCTTCACTATCACCCTGCAGGCTGGTCTGTCTGCCATCAAGACACCGTATCCTACCTTACTTCATTTCCAATAATGAGCTGCATCAGCCCTTTGGATTTAATCTCCACAGccaaacaaaatgacatgtaataaaaacaagatgaagGGAGTTTTGCTGTATCtggggtatgtgtgtgtggctgggtAGTTTAATGTTTAATACGGGGTATTGATCACTGCAGTGCTGCCTAATAATAAACTTTAAGTGTGTTGATTGACCCACAATAACGTCATGCACTGAGTCATTTTGGTCCTTAACCTCCATGTCCACTCCAGTCAGTGCTACAAGGAAGATGGTACCTCAAAGAACCCAGACTGCCCAGTGTGCAGTAAATCTCTCAACAAGTTGGCCCAACCACTACCCATGGCCCACTGTGCCAACTCCAGACTAGTCTGTAAGATCTCCGGAGAGgtcatgaatgaaaacaacccTCCAATGATGCTTCCTAATGGATATGTCTACGGCTACAACGTGAGTACACGCCAAAGCTGAACTGCTGCCAAGAGCACTTTGAAATGCCGTACGGAAGCAAGAAAAGGTCGCATAAAGCtgtaatgtttgtctttctgtctgataTATTATCCTCTGCTCATTGTCTCTTCCAGTCGCTTCTGTCCATCCGCCAAGATGACAAAGTGGTGTGTCCCAGAACCAAAGAAGTCTTCAACTTCTCTCAGGCTGAGAAGGTCTACATCATGTGATCACTCAGATCAACCCGTCTGAGAATTAACGTGATAGTATACGGCCTATCATTCATCACCTGTGACCTGGCCTCCTCAGAGAGCCACCCGTGGAGCTGTGATCCAGTGCCCCTCTCATCCCCCCCGAGACACACCCAGTATTTCCCACAacacccccgcccccctccccATTCATGATCAACTCAAGTTTGCCCGTTCCCTCCCCGCCCCCCCTCCCTTTTTATCATACAGAAACTGGACTCCTCTCCTTTCAGACTGTTTTAGATGTGGCTAGATAACAAGTGTGTGTGATCTGATCCATTCAAGCACATGGACTATCAACATTGTCATTATTTTACAGGCCCTCACTCTGGTGGTTAGGGCCACAGGAAAGGGCCGGGAGGGGGGGTGAAAAACTGCTAGGTAGATATTTGATTTTACTACAAATAAAAACTTGTTGAGGTTACTTTGACTTTTTCCTCTCACTAGTGGTGTTCCTTTGTTACTTCAACATGCAGAAAGATTGTGTTAACTTGCTCCATTAACCATGAACACACAagatttggccttttttttttttttttttccttccaaaaCGGCTGGCTTCCTGGTCACATGGTAGCATCTCATTCTGTGATGCATGCTGTTGACACCCTTTGTCTTCTAGCCATCTGGTGGATTgttggggggtggggagggTAATGTCTTAAATGCCTCCTTAAACTGCCTACCTTTCTGCATTTCATGCCCCCTTAGCTGTGAAACCACAGTCTGATTTTTGCCACAGTGGGCTCCTTTTCAGATGTAAATATTAGATAGGACCTGATCATCCTCATGTATTATAAAGTCAGTGGTTTTGGGGACAAGTAACGACAACGAAGATTAACCTTCTACGAAGATTgctgtgtgtgaactgaacaaGTCCTTTCTTGGGTGCTTTAAACCGGATGAAGCCCACAGTATCCTCAAGTTAACTGGTTGCCTAGTACAGCTTCTCATTTCTGAGGAAGAAGTTAGTTCAACGGACTTGGTAATATTTATTATGGTGTATTTACTACCATAATGAAAGTTACGCAATATTCAAACTAGATGACCatctctgatgttttttttggattattattaaacaaactgtcttcctttttgtgtgtgaggtttGCCATTTTCAGTTCTCCtcagctgatttttttcttcttcacctaCCTGAGACTACATTTCACTTAACTTATATTTAGTTCATTTAATACTGCCCATAATAGTTTAATTGCATAACTGTTTTTCCAACAATGAACAAGTGCTGACATTTGTCTCAGTCTTGTACTCTGTTTGTTAAAGCTGCTTGCAGCACCAACACTGCAGGGTTTGCATAGTATAAAAGGACACTAACTTTCAGCATTTCATGTAGGTCCATACACATCCCAGCATTTATTTGAAAGCTGCATTAAGAAGCAGGATCAAGACCTCAATGAGATGGTCGGTTTTAACAATCTTGCCTTTCTTGCAAACTCCTGAGCTCATCTGTAGACATGAACTCGTGCTCTGTGACTGAAAACTTGATGTAGACGTTGGATGGACTGCGATCAGAGcaaaatatacacacatctTCAGCGACAACTAATGCGCAAATAACCCTCAAATTGTGAAAAATTCCAAACAATTCAAGAATGCAGTTTTCTGTTCAACATGATCAATCACTTCTTCCATTTGTTGTTTATTGACAAACCAAAAGTTGCCTCATTTGTGTCCATAAATGATGTGGAACTGTATCTGTAAAGACACAGactgtcctgtgtgtttgtgctggtaGAATAGATGAAGGGATTGTTTCATGAGCAATATGCCTCATAAAGATTTCAGTGAactttgatttcagtgtttctttattttcaatgtCTGCTTTGCTCTGAAATCAGCATGACACTGAGCTCCGGTAGGTACGACGAAGTTAAAGACTCAATTGCAAATCTGTTGACATGGAAATACAACCAAATGTCGTGTCTTTTACCTGAAACTACATCTCCATGGTCTGAGGAGGTCagtattcagtgtgttttggtgaaCAGTGAAAAGCATGCTTACATCTGGTGCTACACTGTAGTGTTGGATCACTGATCTGTAGCATGGAAACATATGAACAAGACACAAACTAGGCAAATTTGACTAGATTAGCTCGAGCAGTTGGATTTGTGGTCTGTTTCTACTCTTAGTTTGTAAAAGTAAACGCTGATTTCATGATGCAATGAAGATTTGCTCCAAAGACAACAAACGTGCCACCAGTgaggcttttctgtgtgttcttACATGAAAATGGACGTTTGATTCGACCACTGGTATCGCCCCTTACCTCACCACATAAACTTTTAATCAATTGAATTGTGtaactgaaacattttaatcCAGTCCTCTAATGGCATGTATGTtgagaatgtgtttttgttttaaatccatCTGTTCATCCTGAGTCTATTCAGAGCATTTTATTCATATCAGGACAAATCAGACAAATTCAGTATGAGTACGACCAAAGAAAGTTTCTGCTCTTCCTACTCCAACATGTagcttttatttccatttttcgCCTCATGTACACACATCAAAACTGCTTTTAATCGATGCATTTTGATACCATGTGACGCAACAAAGAAAGGTTCCCCGAGCATCCATCTGTCCTTTCTCCGTCAGCGCTCATCCTTTGGAGGGCCGCGGGCCTAGAGCCGATCCGAGCGGACATATGGCGAGAGGCGGGGACAGCTCTGGACGGGTCGATACTGCGCATCGTAACACAAAGacgtttttttttcatgccGTAACTATACTGTTGCATTCATTCACATGTTTAAGACGAAAAACGACTATCTTTTGTGCGTAAAAAGACACAATAGTGGACCGGAAGAGGCGTTCCAACGTTTCAAGCTAGTCTGTCGTCACAGCGCGTTCTCTATAAATACCGCCGCGTTCTTCCCCCTCCACCATCTTGAGATTAGCGTATTGTTGAAGTTGTAAAGCCTCAACTCATCGCTCTTCAGAAACATGTCTGACCAGCTTTGTAAACTTTTCGTCGGTGGACTAAACGTGGACACCGACGACGATGGCCTGCGCAAGCATTTCGAGCAGTACGGTACGCTTACCGACTGCGTTGTCGTTGTGaacaagcagctgcagcggtCCCGCTGTTTCGGCTTTGTAACCTACTCGACACCAGAGGAGGCCGACGCAGCAATGGCGGCCAGGCCGCACACCGTCGACGGCAACGCGGTCGAGGTGAAGCGGGCCGTGGCAAGAGAGGACGCGAACAAGCCAGAGGCCCTCGCAAAAGTGAAGAAAATCTTCGTTGGAGGCCTGAAAGACGACATTGAAGATGAGCATCTTACTGAATACTTCTCCCAGTACGGTCAAATTGAGAAGGCCGAAGTCATCTCCGAGAAGGACAGTGGAAAGAAGAGGGGGTTCGGCTTTGTTTACTTCACCGATCACGACGCAGCCGACAAGGCGGTTGTGGTGAAGTTCCACACAGTCAACGGACACAAAGTTGAGGTCAAGAAGGCCCTGACCAAGCAGGAGATGCAAGCGGCCAACAGAACCGGTATGGCGCCGAGAGGCAGACCGGGTAGAGGCGGAAGGGGGAATCAAAATGGCTACGGCAGCAGGGACTACGGCGGAAACTACAACTACGGAAATGGCGGAGGCTACAACTGTGGCAGCTACGGAGGGTATGGCGGACCATATGGGGGTGGCTACGGAGACCAGGGAAGTGGCTACGGAGGTGGAAACGGCTACAATGAGTTCGGCAGCGGCTACGGCCAGCACTCTTCTGCTTACGGTCCCATGAAAGGGCCGCCCTTCCAAAGGAGCGCTGCGCCTTACACCAgaggcggcggcggtggcggctACCCAAGGGGGGGCTACGGTGGCGGCTACTAAGTGAGAGACTGCGCAATGGAAAAATCACCCCACCCCCGCCATAGATTACCTCCAGACGGGATTTGGACGCTCAACTCAGTCAGTAATGGGCCGTCTGCCGTGAAACCCAACAACGGCAGAGATACGGACAGAGACCCCCCTAATCATAATGAAGACCTCAAAAACCCAAACAGGTAGGAAGGTCACTTCCCAGAAAACCTGATTATAACGAACAGCTGTTGTTCAACTAGGACacgtaaaaaaaaatgaagaataaaaccACAGTGGTCCCTTTTTATGTACCCACGCTGAGGGCGTGTAGTTGTCGTTCAGAGTATTTTTTATTTGCGTTCACTCGGTCCAATCTCGATGTAGGATTGTTTTCTGATTATCCTGATTACCCATTTAAGCAATTAGATTTTGTTTTCTGGAGTAAAATTAGTGTGATTTCATGTATGAGGATGAGAAAGCatgttttgtggtttttttgGATTTCATAGCTGTCTGAAACATCAATTTTGTATAATTATTTACTTGGGTCATTCAGCCAAGGCGAAACGTGATACTGCAGGATCCAGTTTCCTTGTTTCCTTCCCAGCATTGTACTCAAACTCTCCTCACGCATAGTAATAGTTTCTAaatattgttcatttttcatACCTGTAGCAATATCTAATGTATATTGTATACTTTCATGTCTGGAGAACAAAACCTACTGTTAAACCACCTTGGTATGCTTAtgtatgttcattttaaataaaacgTTATACCACTTAGCTTagttattttacttatttaacCAGGCTTCCTCAAGTTCATCCACAGGTTTTATAAGTGACATCACCTTGTCGATCTTTAGTTACATGGCATCTTTCCCACAGTATATGCCCTTACACTCACAGGTGGGTGAAATGGTTACAGAAATGGTTGTAGTCTACCCACAGCCAATGCATGTAGGCATGTAGGGTTTGACCTTGTTGTAAAATTATGTGGTTTTTAGACATTGCTAACATTAtatatcttttctttttacatatTTGAATACATATAATTATGTGGACATGAGGGCTCTGATATTTATCTTTGATTATTCCTACATTTAGGTGTTCTTACTCGTATTCCAGTAGGCTATCCCAGCCAAAATAGCCGTAGCAGTTTGTTTTAGGCTACATCAGGACCCTGTTGATTACCTGGGGTCGATTGTGATAGGAGTCTGAAATATCTCTTTAGGATATCCACATCCAGCAAACTAGGTATGTAAATCAACCTGTCTTCACTCTGTGTTGGTCAACCATGTTATAAGATTTCTTCATGAGATGGTGCACAAGTGTGCCATTATTTAATCTTAAACAACTTAACTGACACTTTATTCATAGTTCAATGCGTCTTATGTAGCTAATCTTAAATAAAAATAGGGGGGGTGGTTACTTAATTTGGTCTTTAATGAACTTTAAGTGGGTGGAATGGGGGCCCAAATTTTTGTTCCACCATTAAATACCGGAACAAGTAAATTGGTGTCTCACCCAGAAAACTTTGTTCTGTCCAGTttctcactctgtttctctcccatCTCCTCCAGGTTGCTACGGTAACCTGGGTAACATCACCCTGAGCACGATGGGGTGTGCGTCTTCACGCCATCGGGGGGACCGGAGAGTGGTTGTGCCTTCTCCCCCTCAGGTGAAGTCAGTTTTCACAAAGGATTCCCCAGTGTGGTCTAAATGCACTCGCAAGAGTCAAACATGGTTTTAACCTGAACAGGTTTGATGTAGATTTGGTGGGTTTGAAAGTTTGGGAGAATTTTGATAACACAGTGCCTTCAGTGCAATCGCAAGTGCTCTTTTCCCAATGACCAGCACTGAATGCCAACGGTGTACCTGTGGTTTGAGACCAAACACTCAACAACGCTCTTGTTTGCCGCTTAAAAATGAAGCATTGCCTCAGGTAACAACCTGATGACAGGTTAAAGTCTTGGTGTGGACATGAGTCCTAATAAGTCTCAGGAtctcacacatttatttttagacCAGTGGCTCAAGTGCTGATAACCTGGGAGAAAGAGTGTGCACTTTGGGCACCGTGGGtttcaaaatataataaatatttatgattataatgtttgtcttgtgttttttataGTTTATAGCAgagttttttatatatataaattcgACAAACATGAGGCTGTGTGTGAGGTTGGTCACAATATGGCTGTATTTTTTCCACTTAAGCGATACCTGAAATAAAACCGGTGGAGATAAACATTCTTGGGTGTATACGTGAGTGTAGACCTCCTAGGACCACCTGATGTATACTTATACTGAGTGTTGTCTGCAGACTTTCAAGACAAGGAACAGTGATGGAGAGCAGCACCATGCCTCTTACACCAGTGTAATCAGGAAGTACAAGCACTGGTGTGCAAGTCACAGGGTGCCGACATATCCAGCACCTGCAGGGCTCCTGTGATATTAAGCTGGCAAATTTTTTGTACAACACTTTTGGACTTTGCATTATGTACTTCCTGTTATTTTACCATTAACCTCGATGGAAACAGGGTAAGCTGTTGTCCTGTTAAACTCATTATTGCAGTTTCAGTCTACATGAACCTCTATGGAGCTTGGTTCACAATGCCTATAGATGAACTATGACTGATGCATCACAATACTGAACTATTGTGTTGATCTGAGGATGACTTTGCCCTTCATTACAATGCACTTCTGCATTTGAAGGCACCGTGAGGTGTCACAGAATATCATGTAAGTTAAGAGGTTGGTCATATGACTCAAGTTAATGCAAGAAGAAATTTATCTGTAGATTCTTTGAACAGGCTCTGAAGGCTCGAATAAAGACCTTGTCCTTGAccttgtggggttttttttaataacaattacattttttttttccaagttaAAAGCTCAGTGGCAGACCAGAATGCGTATGCAAGAGCCAAATATTCAAGtctatgttgtgtttttgttattgatttTAGGTCTTTGAGTCAACTGGTCAGAATGTTGCTCAGTACATAAAATTGAATGCACCTGttggtgaggtgtgtgtttttagatCTGTGGGTTTTTATTAGCAACTTAAAATTGTGCCGCCAACTGAGCAGCAAGGATCGTTGAAAAATCATCAATCATGATGGGTCATGATCATGAGTGACCATGATGGCTGATGAAAGTGAAAGAGTTTTACTTTTGTTCTCTTACTTTTTTAGGATGGAAGATTTCTGGCCATCCTGTAGGAAAAGGAAACATCTGTTGTGTTGGCCGTGCTTTTTATGACTCTACAATAAATTACATATTTTTATACACCAAGTGAATTGTTATGTTACTTTTTTACACTGAGGATAGTTTGGTTTCATCTGTCCTCTGGTGATACCTGTCACGAAGGGGTCAGAAATAAGGGTGTGAACGGAGGGTCACAGTGTTGGATGTACGTTTTGCAGAGGTGGTGAAGCCAAAGATACAAACATGTTGGAGTCACACAAAATCTGATCTGAGTACGTTTTCAAGTCTTTGGACTACTGTAACGCTTGTCCTCTTCAAATGTCACCTCTACCTGTGTCTCCCATTTACAGCCTCCGTGGTTTCTGAATCTTGATGTGCACTGCACACGTATTGTGGCGGTTTTAAAGGTGTGCCTCCTCGAGGTCAGATGTGTTGAGTGCATTACTcctaaaacattttcaaagcagatGTGAAATCCTGCATTGTTTGCATCCACGTCAAAGAGGAGGTGAGTGCAGGATCTAGTGCTAAATATAAAACAGATGACGAGAAAAAACGACACTGCAGCTTTCTTGGTGACAAGAAGCCCCCCAGTAAAAGCTATGAGGACGAGGGCGAGTTGAAACATGCGTGAATGCCCTGAACCAGGCTGCAGAAGCACCTTTTCAGCAGCCTGTGGGATGGAGATAAGTTTCGTTTACTGAGAAAAGTCTGATTTCAGCTGACCTAAACCCACGAGATGTATGTCTTTTTGTAGACCTAAGTGGGTCAGCACTTTATCagtatattaaaaataataattatgcGTAATTCGCAGTTGGAGCAGTTCTCTGAAGTGATAATAGGTAGACGACCTCAGTCTAACACTGAAGCACTGTGAACATTTTGTTGGTCCGTCCTGGAGGACGGATCCTCCTCAGgtgtcttttgttgttgttatataGATTAACTCGACCTCCTAAAGCATGATTATTTAGCTGTTGTTTGAACATGAAAATAACTGCGTGTTACAACTTCTAAGCAGAGATCTGAGAGCACTAATCCGTCATACAGCCACAGAATAGCATATATGAAACAACTGTATAGGCTATCAAAGCAACCAAACTGTGCTAGGCGTAATTTGATGTTGGTTTTGGATTCTTGCAACGGGTGCAAGACCAGAGTGACCCACTCCCCCATTTTAAGTCTATAAATATTTAGCTAGAGGACATTATGTTAAAGTTGAAgcacctgttttgttttttttttttaagaggtTAATGTTTAAAAACCGCTTCTTTCGAAATGTTATTGAATCTTGGTCTAAACTGTAGTGACCTGTAATTCTGTTCAAAATCCCAATCTCGTGAAATGCCGATTTCTGGTGTATTAGAAGAAAATGAGGACTTTACAAAGTCCAAGGCCTCATGGCTGTTGTATTTCGATGGTCATTCTCTATGCCGTGTAGTTGTATGGGTGATTGTACCGAAGCAACAATAATACAAGATAAGGGGAGTAATCGGGTCATATCTTTATTGATGTACGTTTGTACTGCAATAGAATAAAACCAACGACTACAAAGGTCGAATTTCACGCTTCCCTTTCTCCTCAGcatttgaaattaaaatttCCGACGCAACTTTAAGGCAACAGCAACGTGAATCAAATTGACCAATCAGGGATAACTACGTCTTACGAAGGCAAGTGAGTCAAACAGCCCGCCCTGACGTTGTTCATTGAAGAAGAAGGACGGACTGCCTGCGGTCCGTGGAAGAAATTCGATCATGTCTACTAAACTGACCAAGCTTTTTGTCGGTGGGCTAAATGTGGAGACCAAAGAAGATGGAGTACGCAAGTATTTTGAACAGTACGGGACGCTCGACGACTGCGTTGTGGTCAGAAACCAGCAATTCAATCGGTCCCGCTGTTTCGGCTTCATCACCTACTCTACACCGGAGGAGGCCGACGCAGCAATGGCGGCTAACCCACATGTCGTCGAAGGCCACAACGTGGAATTGAAAAGGGCCATATCACGAGAGGATGCTAACAACCCAGATATCCTCGCCAATGTAAAGAAAATTTTCGTCGGCGGCGTGAAAGACCACATCGAGGAGGACAACCTGATCGAGTACTTCTCCCAGTTCGGTGTGGTGGAGAAAGCCGAGATCATCTCTGACAAGCAGACGGGCAGGAAGCGAGGCTTCGGCTTTGTCTTCTTCGAGGACACCGACTCCGCCACCAAAGCGGTGCTGACCAAATACCACACCATCAACGGGAACAAGGTGGAAGTGAAGAAAGCTCTGACCAAGCAGGAGATGTCTACGGGTGGCCGAGGAGGACGGGGTCGAGGAAGAGGGATGCATAGCTATGGCGGCGGAAGAGGAGGCGGCGGCTACGGAGGAGGCTACGGCGGCAATTACGGAGGCAGTTACGGAGGCGGCTACGGCTATGGCGGGGGTTACAACGGCGGCGGAGGAGGATACGGTGGATATGGGGGATACGACGACTACGATAGCCAGATGGGGGGTGGATACAGTAATGGTGACTTTGGGGACGGCTACGGACACCAGCACTCCAGTTATGGTGCAATGAAGGGGGGCAACTATTCCTACAGGAGCGGGGCTCCTTACAAcagaggcggcggcggcggaggcGGCGGTGGATACGGCAGGGGTGGCGGATATAGCGGTGGCTATTAGTGGCTCCACCAAGTTTTGAGATGTTCATGGGGAAAATTGTGATTACAGTGAACTTGAATttacatgcgcgcacacacacatttataacaCAAAGCCCAGTTGGGGTGAGGGGTCAGAGCAGTGCCCGTCACCCACAAGAATGAATGAGACTGTCCTCTGGATCCTGGCTCCCCCGGACCCCATCTGTCCCttattccacacattctgtACTTTACTACTAAGAGCGGTGAATTATTGAATTGTACTTTTGTTATTTCGGGGTCAGACTTGTTTTGAACCATTTGTAAAGCCGTATTCAATGTCAGTCACTGCTTCTCAACTCAGAATTGACTTTGTTTGTCTTGCAAAACTGTTATTTTTGCATCATGAACTCAGGGTTTTAAGTGAAGTTGGTGGCAGTGTCGGGCAGCTTTGGGACTCGATTGCTTGAGTTTCTTGATCTTAAACGCACgtgacattttttcttttttttttttttgttttattattttagacCTGGACTGTTTTGTCACATGTAAAATACTTTTTCCACCCGTCCCATTACAGGCTTTTGTTTAGATTAAAACTGTTTGAAATCCATGTGTTCGGTTCACCCCTATGTTTATTCTGCTGATATTaaagtttttaatgttttgaaaatCCTTATCTCGCAGTCTTAATTCAAATCACGTAAGGTCACATTTCACCTGCCTCCTTGTATCCATTTACAACCTTGAAAATCCAGTTCATCAAGCTGCCAGCAGGAGGGAGCATTGCGTGTAAATTCCTGCTTTTCCAGTTACATCGGCCATTTTCTACCGGGAAAGAG contains:
- the maea gene encoding E3 ubiquitin-protein transferase MAEA isoform X2, encoding MAVQETASQLSMALKVQEYPTLKVPYETLNKRFRAAQKNIDRETSHVTMVVAELEKTLSSFPVVDSVVSLLDGVVEKLSALKRKAAESIQAEDESAKLCKRRIEHLKEHSSDQPASVNLWKKKRMDRMMVEHLLRCGYYNTAVKLARQSGIEDLVNIEMFLTAKEVEESLERQETATCLAWCHDNKSRLRKMKSCLEFSLRIQEFIELIRQNKRMDAVRHARKHFSQAEGGQLDEVRQVMGMLAFPSDTHISPYKDLLDPARWKMLIQQFRYDNYRLHQLGNNSVFTITLQAGLSAIKTPQCYKEDGTSKNPDCPVCSKSLNKLAQPLPMAHCANSRLVCKISGEVMNENNPPMMLPNGYVYGYNSLLSIRQDDKVVCPRTKEVFNFSQAEKVYIM
- the maea gene encoding E3 ubiquitin-protein transferase MAEA isoform X1, which translates into the protein MVVAELEKTLSSFPVVDSVVSLLDGVVEKLSALKRKAAESIQAEDESAKLCKRRIEHLKEHSSDQPASVNLWKKKRMDRMMVEHLLRCGYYNTAVKLARQSGIEDLVNIEMFLTAKEVEESLERQETATCLAWCHDNKSRLRKMKSCLEFSLRIQEFIELIRQNKRMDAVRHARKHFSQAEGGQLDEVRQVMGMLAFPSDTHISPYKDLLDPARWKMLIQQFRYDNYRLHQLGNNSVFTITLQAGLSAIKTPQCYKEDGTSKNPDCPVCSKSLNKLAQPLPMAHCANSRLVCKISGEVMNENNPPMMLPNGYVYGYNSLLSIRQDDKVVCPRTKEVFNFSQAEKVYIM
- the LOC143326038 gene encoding heterogeneous nuclear ribonucleoprotein A0-like codes for the protein MSDQLCKLFVGGLNVDTDDDGLRKHFEQYGTLTDCVVVVNKQLQRSRCFGFVTYSTPEEADAAMAARPHTVDGNAVEVKRAVAREDANKPEALAKVKKIFVGGLKDDIEDEHLTEYFSQYGQIEKAEVISEKDSGKKRGFGFVYFTDHDAADKAVVVKFHTVNGHKVEVKKALTKQEMQAANRTGMAPRGRPGRGGRGNQNGYGSRDYGGNYNYGNGGGYNCGSYGGYGGPYGGGYGDQGSGYGGGNGYNEFGSGYGQHSSAYGPMKGPPFQRSAAPYTRGGGGGGYPRGGYGGGY
- the LOC143326037 gene encoding heterogeneous nuclear ribonucleoprotein A0-like — encoded protein: MSTKLTKLFVGGLNVETKEDGVRKYFEQYGTLDDCVVVRNQQFNRSRCFGFITYSTPEEADAAMAANPHVVEGHNVELKRAISREDANNPDILANVKKIFVGGVKDHIEEDNLIEYFSQFGVVEKAEIISDKQTGRKRGFGFVFFEDTDSATKAVLTKYHTINGNKVEVKKALTKQEMSTGGRGGRGRGRGMHSYGGGRGGGGYGGGYGGNYGGSYGGGYGYGGGYNGGGGGYGGYGGYDDYDSQMGGGYSNGDFGDGYGHQHSSYGAMKGGNYSYRSGAPYNRGGGGGGGGGYGRGGGYSGGY